Proteins encoded together in one Bos indicus isolate NIAB-ARS_2022 breed Sahiwal x Tharparkar chromosome 25, NIAB-ARS_B.indTharparkar_mat_pri_1.0, whole genome shotgun sequence window:
- the LOC139179667 gene encoding liprin-alpha-1-like yields MAQAFESDEGVSDGEGDRVNLFSSATQLSPSGQADAKTLTVMLQEQLDAIKEEIRWVIVNSAPQKLGFSEELSSPRDI; encoded by the coding sequence ATGGCCCAGGCATTCGAGAGTGACGAGGGTGTGTCTGACGGCGAGGGCGACAGGGTCAACCTTTTCAGTTCGGCCACTCAGCTGTCGCCCAGCGGGCAGGCCGATGCCAAGACTCTGACTGTGATGCTGCAGGAGCAGCTGGACGCCATCAAGGAAGAGATCCGGTGGGTGATCGTGAACTCAGCTCCCCAGAAACTCGGTTTCTCTGAGGAGCTGTCTTCTCCTAGGGACATCTGA